Genomic window (Ignisphaera cupida):
ACAGGATATACTGGGTGGTACATACTAGATCAATTCACATACAGAATGGATCCAGTAGATGGAATGAGGCTATCAAAAGAGTTCTTTGCAAACTCGATGAAAAAAGCACTTGAGATTTACAGACATAGAGATGAGCTGGAGAAGGCCAGGGAACTTGGCAATCAGGCAAAAATATTAGACCTTGTTAAAAAGATTCTATACAACTTCTAAACACAATTTTTCTTTTTATTTTTTATTGCTTAAAACTTCTCAGCATAGAAAAGTTTTATATATGTATTCTCACATAGTAGGTACTTGGTGAAAACTCTTTGATGCAAGACTTAGAAAAAATGATCAATGAAATTTTGAAATTGCCTGAATCAGAGGCTTTAAAAACTATTGTTAGAAGTATTGTTGCACCTGATTTCGATAAAGCCTTTGACAACTCCAGAAGAGTTTTGTGTGTAGCTCCCCATCCTGATGATTGTGAAGTTGGTGCTGGTGGAACTATTGCAGCACTTGTGAAACTAGGTAAGGATGTTTTCTTTGCTGTTTTAAGTGATGGTTGCTTGGGCACCTCAGACCCTAGTCTATATCCACAAAAACTTGCTGAAATTCGTAGACTTGAGCAGGAGGAGGCGGCGAAGATGCTTGGTGTAAAAAATGTTTTTTGGCTTGGATATAAAGATGGTTATGTGCCTTACAATAAAGAGGCTAGGGCAAAACTAGTTACTTTAATTAGATTTTTGAAGCCGGATCTCATTCTTGCACCGGATCCATGGCTTTCATACGAGGCGCACCCAGATCATAGAAACACAGGGTTTTTAGCAGCAGAAGCAACTATGGTTTCTAGTTTGCCACATTATGTTGAAGAAGATTTGCTAAAGGGTTTAGAACCTTGGAAACCAAAATACATAGCATTTTACTATACATCAAAACCTAATTTCTATTACGACATAACAAACTATATAGAGGCTAAGTTAAAAGCGTTGAAAATTCACAAATCTCAATTTGAAGCAAATTGGGATATGTTCGAAGCTTTAATCAAGTTCATTGCTGCAGTCTATGGCAAAAGAGCTGGTGTTAAATATGCAGAAGCTTTTAAACTTCTTCCAACATCACTTATACATGCAGTTCCATTTGCAGAAATAATTTAGAAGTGAGGAACATGGTAAACGATATGATAAACACAATTATCTTCACCATATGGAAATTTACAGGAATTATTGCAGCAGTTTTGGCTTGGATAATCATAGCTATTTCCATATCTCAAAACCCTTGGTTTGATGTTTTTAAGCATGCACTAAGTGATTTAGGTGGGTCAAAGGCTAATAACCCATGGATATATAACATAGGCTTGATAGTTACAGGTGTTATAACGTGTTTATACGCATTATACATAGCTTATGTGGCAAATAGCAAAGTATATGTATATGCATCTGCACTACTATTTGTAGCTGGAATCTTCCTGGCATTGATAGGTATTTACCCAAGTGGGACAAGGCCTCACACCTTTGTATCAACATGGTTTTTCATACAGATGCTTCTTGCAATAATTGCTACAGCTATAGGAATGGCTGTGGAGCATAGAATAGTATACAGCATAGTTTTTGGTGTTGTAGCAATTGCAGGTCCTTTAGGTGCTATATTCTTGAAGTGGCCTTCTGTAGCACTTTTAGAAATATATGGAATAGTGTTGATAGATATCTGCGTAGTTTTAATGACAACAAGGTTTTGATTTTTGAATTGCAACAAAATTTATTTGCCTTGGCTAAGCATTTGCTCATACTCACTGTATGCGTCGTTCAATGCTTTTACTAGTCTCTGCTTAGCCCCATAAACATACATTTTCTCTATAGCTTTAATAGTAACCCCCTTCGGCGTTATTACAGCATCTCTCACTTCACTCACACTTTTTGTTTCAAGCAAGGCTCCAACACCTTTGAATACAGTTGACAAAGCCTTTTTAGCAATGTTATATTGCAGTCCTGCTTTGAGAGCTGACAACAAGAATGCATCAAATATTTCAGCAACTATAGCTGGTGTTGAAGCTGAGTAAAATGTTAGCATATTCAATGTCTCTTCATCAACCCACTCAATCTCTCCAAGAAGTCTAAAGACACTTTCCAAATACTCACTTCTTCTCGACTGAGGGGATAGAGCTATAAACCCTTCATTAACCTCTACAGCAATGTTTGGCATAGCTCTATACACAACTGATTTTGGTAGCAACTCCTCAATTTTCTTCAATGGTACTAAAGCAGCTATAGACACAACAATTTTTCCTTCAGCTGCATTAGCAAAGCTTTTAACAGCTTCTTCAACATCTCTAGGCTTAACAGCCACAATAACTATTTCAGAGTATTTGCAAACCTCTGCAGCTGTTTCTACAACTCTAAACCCATTGGATTCAGCATCTTTTCTAGCTGAAGACAACTTATCATAAACAGTAATACAAGATTTTTCCAAGCCTGCTTTTGAAAAGCCTATGGCCATTGCCTTGCCCATTCTACCAAAACCTATAAAGCTGATTCTTATACACTTAGACATTCTCAACACCTCGCATACTGTCTTTCAATCAACAAACTTTTATATGCTAAGCACAAATCTGTTTTCTTGGTGCAATCATTGCATAGCCCACCAACAATGTCAATAAGAAATATTATAGATGCATTAAGAGGGGAAACAGGCTTCATATACACAGCAAAGGCTAGAGAACTTAGTAAAAAAGGCTTCAAAGTCATAAACTTTGGTGTTGGGCAACCAGATTTTCCAACACCAAAACACATTGTTGAAGAAGCAAAGAATGCTCTTGATAAAGGCTTTACAGGTTATACCGATGTAGCTGGAATACCAGAGCTTAGACAGGCTATAGCAGATTATTTGAATGAGCGATACAATTCTGATGTGAAAGCCGATGAGGTTATAGTGACTCCAGGAGCAAAAGCAGCACTGTTTCTCGCTTTTGCAGCTTATGTGAAACCTGGGGATGAGGTTATTATACCAGATCCATCGTATTACATGTACCCTGAAATAACAAAGTTTCTTGGTGGAAAACCAGTTTATGTACCGCTTAAGTGGATGGGTGGAGACAAGGGTTTTGAGCTTGACTTGAACTCTATAGAAAACTCTATAACGAGTAGAACAAGAGCTATTGTTGTAAACAATCCCCATAACCCTACTGGTGCGGTGTTTTCACAAAGGGAAATGTCAAAATTGCTTGAAATAGCTATGGAAAGAAACATTCTGGTTATAGTTGATGAAATTTATGATAATTTTGTATATGATGGGGATTTCAAGTCCTTTATAAGCTTTAACAACTGGAGAGATTATGTTGTATATGCAAATGGTTTTTCAAAAACATTTTCCATGACTGGCTGGAGACTTGGCTATTTAGTAGTTAGAAAAGAGGTTGCATCTAAATTAACAAAACTTGCTGTAAACATATGGACTTGTGCAACATCGTTTGTTCAAAAAGCTGGTGTAAAAGCGTTGAAGAATTCTTGGGATTCTGTAAGGGAGATGATAGAAACTTTCAAAAGAAGAAGAGATGTTATGGTGAATGAGCTTAGAAAGGTTAGTGGTGTTGAGGTGTTTAAAAGCAAAGGAACATTCTATGTATATCCAAATATTGAGAAAGTGTTAAAGAAAATGGGCATAGATGTTGAGACATTTGCTAACAGGCTCTTAGATGAAAAGCATGTTGTTGTTTTGCCAGGAACGCTATTCTCAGAAACAGAGCTTGGTAAAACCTTCATAAGACTTAGTTTTGCATTAGGTGAGGAACTAATTGCTGAAGGTATTAAGAGATTGAGAGAATTTGTTGAGCGCTTGTAAGTAAATTATTAAACCTGCTTCATCACAAATTAGTGATGACATGGTTTAATCAATACAATGGTGTTTTAAAATGAAGAAAATTGCAATGATGAATCCCATTGTTGAAATTGATGGAGATGAAATGGCTAGGGTTATGTGGCACTGGGTTAAGGAGAAGCTTATAGAGCCTTATGTTGATTTAAAGGTTGAATACTATGATCTTCATATAAAGGTTAGGGATGAGACTAACGATGAGATTACTATTAGAGCTGCTGAAGCCATTAAGAGAGTTGGTGTAGCTGTTAAATGCGCTACTATAACACCTAATGCTGAAAGAGTTAAGGAATACAATCTTAAAAAGGAGTGGAGATCCCCAAATGCCACAATCAGAGAGATTTTGGATGGCACATTGTTTAGAGCACCTATAATTGTTAGCAACATTAAGCCAGCTGTAAGATTTTGGACAAAGCCAATTGTTGTTGCAAGACATGCTTTTGGAGATATCTATTCTGGTATTGGCATAAGGTTTGACGAGCCTGGCGAGGCATATTTAGTTTATAGAAGTGTTGGTGGAAGGGAATACACAGTTAAAATAGGTTCCTTCTCCTCACCAGGAGTTATACAAGCATATTACAACCTAGACAAATCAATATATTCTTTTGCTAGAGCTGTATTTAAATATGCCCTCATATTCAATTTAGATGTGTGGTTCGCTGCAAAGGAAACAATATCCAAGGTTTATGACGCTAGGTTTAAGGAGGTGTTTCAGGAGGTTTATGAGAAGGAGTTTAGAGAGGAGTTCTCTAGAAGAGGACTCAAATACGAGTATTATCTAATTGACGATGCTTATTCAAGGGCTATGAGATCTGAAGGAGGTTTTGTATGGGCTGCTAAAAACTATGATGGAGATGTTTTATCAGACATGATAGCATCTGCATACTCTGGAAGCTTAGCAATGATGACATCAGAACTTCTATCTCCAGAGGGTTACTACATGGCTGAAGCAGCACATGGAACTGTTCAAAGGCACTACTACAAGTATTTGAAAGGAGAAAAAACATCAACAAACCCAACAGCAATAATCTTTGCCTGGGCTAAGGGGCTTAGAAGAAGAGGTGAATTAGATAAGAACAGCGATTTAATTAAGTTTGCTGAAGCACTTGAAAAAGCTGTTATAAAAACAATAGAAGTTGATAGAATCATGACCCAAGACATTGCAAAAGTCTCGGATCCCCCAGTAAACATGGTTGCAACAACAGAGGAATTCATAGAAGCTGTTCGAAAAAACCTTGAACATATTTTACAACATCAAGAATTTTAAAATAATTTTATTAAGGTTAGAACTTCAAACTAAATAATGTTTTGTTTAGGGGCTGTTTCATAGTTGATGATGAGGCGTGAGGTTTATAAGCTCTGATTTTTCTTGTGTTTGTAGAGCTCTGCAAGGTGATGAAAGCGCTGCTCCAAGCCCTGCGAGCTTTCCGTAGATGGGAGCCCCGTGCCGTTGGGTTCGACAGTCACTCATGAACCCACGGTGATTGCTTGTGATTCATGGGCGAGGTGGAAGTCCTTAGAGATGGCCCTAAACAACCCTGCAAACAGAATAGCCCTCTAGGGACAAACGGAATAGAAAACTGGGTTGAGTGTTGGATAGGCTTATAATTGGTGGGGTAGGGTTTCCAAGGTGTCTTATGAGGAAGCTGAGTTATTGAAGGAGAGAGCTGAACGCTTTTTGGAGAACGCGAAAGAATTGATTGAGAAAGGAGTTTACGACTTAGCTGCTTTTAATTTAGAGCAGTACTGTCAGCTAATACTAAAGTACTTGCTTCTCATTGAGACTGGTACATATCCTCGAACTCACTCTCCTATAAGACTCTTAGAGATACTCTCATCTATTAAGCCTGGCTTAAAAATACTGTTAGATAATGAAAATCATTATCTAATGATCACGAAACTTGAAGATGCATATATAGGAGCTAGATATCTACCACGACGATATACTGAGAAAGAAGTTAAAGCCATGTATAGATTTGTTGTTGAGGTGTTTAAACGTGTCGTTGAAGGAGTTTAAAATATATATAGAGTATTCGAAGAGAATTCGAGAGACTTTCTCAAATCCTATTGAATTCCTAAAGAAGGTTAAGGAAGACATACTTAAGATGCTGCCCAATGCAGAAATATACTTATTTGGCAGTGTCTCAAGGGGTAAGTATACACTTTCAAGCGACATCGACGTATTAATCGTTGTTGACAACCTAGAGGGAGTTGATGTTGACTTAGTAAAAGCAAAAATTAAGAAGAAATACATAGATAATCCACTAGAAATACACTTGATTGATAGAAAAATCCTTAAAAACTGGTACTCTAAATTCATACAAAAAGAAGAACTAATTAAAATCTAGCATCCGCCTCTGTCAGCTGTTTTTGAATTTCATGTAAGTTTATAGAAAAAGTTAGTATATGCAAGCCGTTCCTCGCCATCATAAGACAAGCCTTTATGTATCATCTCTTGCATTTGCTACGCGAGCTGTTTTACAACTGAAAGCCTTGCCTTTTAAAGACGGGGATGAAAATTCACAGGTTTTGCACCTCATATTATCTAGTGATGATAAATACTAGCTGCATTCACTATTCAATGATGGATTGCCCAAGAGCTTGATGTGCTGTTGGCAACACGAAGAAAAGCCATTGTTCAGATGGGGATCTCTGACCACCCTAACTGCTCAGCAGATGATAGATGTAGCCACGAATAGATGCTGGGAACCAATGAGCCTGTAAAGAGGAGGAGATCAGAATGTTTAAACAGTATTCTTCACCGGATTTTAACTATAAAATTCATGTACTTATCTTTTGAGAATGGCTCAAAAAGCAGAAGAACGTCCATTTCCTAATTCTCATAGAATTCGATATGGTTGCAACATTTAATTGATTGAAAAACTATTACTAATTGCTTGTTTTGTATTGGGGGAGAGAATTAGCCATGTTCTACCCTTCTTCACGTACATTTTCTTTACCTTTCTCATTAGTTCCATTACTCTAGGACTAGTTTTTAGAGCAATTCCCTCAATTAATGCTGATAGAGCCAGTGGGTTGCCTTTTAAAGACATTGACTCTAATTCTTCAAAAGTGTAGAAAAACGCGTCTACTCTATACTTTTTCAATTCTGCTGAAATAGTGAACCTGTCTAAAGGATTCAATTCTCTAACTTCATCTGTTATAATTAACAAGTCTATGTCACTCCATTCTCCCCCACCACTTCTACTCCAAGAACCAAACACTATCAAAGCTTCTACACCGAATCTCTTCTCTATTTCACTAATCGCCTTTGCTAAATATTCACTCCAATCTCCATTAATCGTTTTTTCACCCACTCAACTATGTTTTTAGCAGCCATAAGAGCTTTTTCAGCTGTTGGCTCATCGTAGTACATTCCAGGATAGCCAGATTCAAAAGCATTAGGATGTCTCGATGGTATATAGTGTCTATCAAGCTCTCTAGCATAAACACAAAGCTCCTCAGGTATATGTTCATCAATACTCAACTCAGTTAGCAATTCAATGATTGAGTGTCCCCATGAGCTCTTGCCATGAGCATACATCAACGCTTTCACAGCTTTCTCAGCTGCTTGCTGAGCTTGGAAACAGCTCCACTCATAGTTACCACTCCTTAAGCTATCTCCAGCAGCCTTCAAATCCCTAAGTGCTTGAAGAAACCATCTCCTAGCCTCCTCAAAACGCTCCAACAACAATCACCAATCCTTACACAACATAATTCTGCTTCATCACTCTAGTTTTATATCTACAACACACTAACTATTTTTGCTTAAACCAACTTTTAACTAGATTTAGATATAGAAAAGCAAGCAACTGGAAAATAGATATCGTTATTTAAATACCTTCAACAAGTAGAATCATTAATTCACATGTGAAGAATTTAATAGGTAATTGAAACTGAAACTCAATGAATTGAATTAATTATGAAAAAATTTGCTAAAAACCTCAACTAGATACCCAAAAAGTTTTGCTTAAACTCAATGTGGTTTTATGACTGCTCTGCCTATGACAGCTCCTCTTCTGAGCTTCTCCAAAACCTCGTTTATTCTTTCAAGAGGAGCAACCTCATCCACTATAATCCTTATTTTTCCTTCAGCAACTAGATTAACTGCTTCTACAAGTTCTTGAAGGGTATTGCCCACAGAACCTATAATAGCGGCTTCTTTGACAACTAGATCCAGTGGATTTACATTTGCAAGCTCTCCTGTGTATCCAATAACAACTATTCTACCCTTTTTAGCAAGCATTTTAACAGAGTTTGAGAATGTTTCTTTAGAACCAACAAGCTCGTAAACAATATCTGCACCTCTACCATTTGTTATGTTCAACACACTTTTAACAACATCTTCTCTAGCTGCATTAACTACATAGTCTGCACCAAGCTCTTTTGCAACTCTAAGCTTTTCATCTCTTCTCCCAATAGCAATAACCTTAGCACCAACAAGCTTATTATACTGTATCAGTGCAAAACCAACACCTCCAACACCATAAACAACAGTATATTCCCCAACTTTTGGAGAAGCCTTTTTAGTAGCGTGAACAGCTGTTGTAACACTACAACCTATTGGAGCTGCATATTCAAATGGGATATTATCAGGTATCTTAACAACATTTCTAGCTGGAACCTTCACGTATTCAGCAAAGCCACCATCTGATAT
Coding sequences:
- a CDS encoding PIG-L deacetylase family protein, yielding MQDLEKMINEILKLPESEALKTIVRSIVAPDFDKAFDNSRRVLCVAPHPDDCEVGAGGTIAALVKLGKDVFFAVLSDGCLGTSDPSLYPQKLAEIRRLEQEEAAKMLGVKNVFWLGYKDGYVPYNKEARAKLVTLIRFLKPDLILAPDPWLSYEAHPDHRNTGFLAAEATMVSSLPHYVEEDLLKGLEPWKPKYIAFYYTSKPNFYYDITNYIEAKLKALKIHKSQFEANWDMFEALIKFIAAVYGKRAGVKYAEAFKLLPTSLIHAVPFAEII
- a CDS encoding DUF998 domain-containing protein, which translates into the protein MVNDMINTIIFTIWKFTGIIAAVLAWIIIAISISQNPWFDVFKHALSDLGGSKANNPWIYNIGLIVTGVITCLYALYIAYVANSKVYVYASALLFVAGIFLALIGIYPSGTRPHTFVSTWFFIQMLLAIIATAIGMAVEHRIVYSIVFGVVAIAGPLGAIFLKWPSVALLEIYGIVLIDICVVLMTTRF
- a CDS encoding pyrroline-5-carboxylate reductase family protein codes for the protein MSKCIRISFIGFGRMGKAMAIGFSKAGLEKSCITVYDKLSSARKDAESNGFRVVETAAEVCKYSEIVIVAVKPRDVEEAVKSFANAAEGKIVVSIAALVPLKKIEELLPKSVVYRAMPNIAVEVNEGFIALSPQSRRSEYLESVFRLLGEIEWVDEETLNMLTFYSASTPAIVAEIFDAFLLSALKAGLQYNIAKKALSTVFKGVGALLETKSVSEVRDAVITPKGVTIKAIEKMYVYGAKQRLVKALNDAYSEYEQMLSQGK
- a CDS encoding pyridoxal phosphate-dependent aminotransferase — translated: MSIRNIIDALRGETGFIYTAKARELSKKGFKVINFGVGQPDFPTPKHIVEEAKNALDKGFTGYTDVAGIPELRQAIADYLNERYNSDVKADEVIVTPGAKAALFLAFAAYVKPGDEVIIPDPSYYMYPEITKFLGGKPVYVPLKWMGGDKGFELDLNSIENSITSRTRAIVVNNPHNPTGAVFSQREMSKLLEIAMERNILVIVDEIYDNFVYDGDFKSFISFNNWRDYVVYANGFSKTFSMTGWRLGYLVVRKEVASKLTKLAVNIWTCATSFVQKAGVKALKNSWDSVREMIETFKRRRDVMVNELRKVSGVEVFKSKGTFYVYPNIEKVLKKMGIDVETFANRLLDEKHVVVLPGTLFSETELGKTFIRLSFALGEELIAEGIKRLREFVERL
- a CDS encoding NADP-dependent isocitrate dehydrogenase — encoded protein: MKKIAMMNPIVEIDGDEMARVMWHWVKEKLIEPYVDLKVEYYDLHIKVRDETNDEITIRAAEAIKRVGVAVKCATITPNAERVKEYNLKKEWRSPNATIREILDGTLFRAPIIVSNIKPAVRFWTKPIVVARHAFGDIYSGIGIRFDEPGEAYLVYRSVGGREYTVKIGSFSSPGVIQAYYNLDKSIYSFARAVFKYALIFNLDVWFAAKETISKVYDARFKEVFQEVYEKEFREEFSRRGLKYEYYLIDDAYSRAMRSEGGFVWAAKNYDGDVLSDMIASAYSGSLAMMTSELLSPEGYYMAEAAHGTVQRHYYKYLKGEKTSTNPTAIIFAWAKGLRRRGELDKNSDLIKFAEALEKAVIKTIEVDRIMTQDIAKVSDPPVNMVATTEEFIEAVRKNLEHILQHQEF
- a CDS encoding HEPN domain-containing protein — encoded protein: MSYEEAELLKERAERFLENAKELIEKGVYDLAAFNLEQYCQLILKYLLLIETGTYPRTHSPIRLLEILSSIKPGLKILLDNENHYLMITKLEDAYIGARYLPRRYTEKEVKAMYRFVVEVFKRVVEGV
- a CDS encoding nucleotidyltransferase domain-containing protein codes for the protein MSLKEFKIYIEYSKRIRETFSNPIEFLKKVKEDILKMLPNAEIYLFGSVSRGKYTLSSDIDVLIVVDNLEGVDVDLVKAKIKKKYIDNPLEIHLIDRKILKNWYSKFIQKEELIKI
- a CDS encoding nucleotidyltransferase domain-containing protein, producing MGEKTINGDWSEYLAKAISEIEKRFGVEALIVFGSWSRSGGGEWSDIDLLIITDEVRELNPLDRFTISAELKKYRVDAFFYTFEELESMSLKGNPLALSALIEGIALKTSPRVMELMRKVKKMYVKKGRTWLILSPNTKQAISNSFSIN
- a CDS encoding HEPN domain-containing protein, coding for MERFEEARRWFLQALRDLKAAGDSLRSGNYEWSCFQAQQAAEKAVKALMYAHGKSSWGHSIIELLTELSIDEHIPEELCVYARELDRHYIPSRHPNAFESGYPGMYYDEPTAEKALMAAKNIVEWVKKRLMEIGVNI
- a CDS encoding zinc-binding dehydrogenase yields the protein MRAARFYGPHKPLVIEDVPKPRPGYGEVLVRVEAAGVCHTELHFLNGVLDLGVYPITLGHEIAGVVEEIGDGVVDVKPGDRVVVYYYVGCGKCRYCLVGEENLCENPKAEYGFISDGGFAEYVKVPARNVVKIPDNIPFEYAAPIGCSVTTAVHATKKASPKVGEYTVVYGVGGVGFALIQYNKLVGAKVIAIGRRDEKLRVAKELGADYVVNAAREDVVKSVLNITNGRGADIVYELVGSKETFSNSVKMLAKKGRIVVIGYTGELANVNPLDLVVKEAAIIGSVGNTLQELVEAVNLVAEGKIRIIVDEVAPLERINEVLEKLRRGAVIGRAVIKPH